Below is a genomic region from Streptomyces sp. RPA4-2.
CATGCGGCACGGGAGGGCGGTCGAGCGCGGGCCGGTCGCGGCGGTCCTCGGGGCGCCGCGAGAGGCGTACACACGCGAGTTGTTGGGTGCGGTTCCGCGCGTGGAGGTTGCGCGCGTAAAGGTTCCGCGCGCGGGCGTTCGGGACGCGGGCGTTCCGGGTGTGCACGCGCCACGCGTTCGGGCCGGGGTGGCCGTGCTTAAGCTCCTGTCGAGGGGGGGCGGGGGCGAGGCTGGGGCGGACGGCCGTGGTGCGTCCGACGGCGGTGCGTCGGGCGTTGGTGCGTCGGGCGTTGGTGCGTCGGACCGTGGCGTGTCGGGCGGCGGCGTGTCGGATGGTGGCGTGCCGGATGACCGTGCGTCGGTCGCCGGCGCGTCGGTCGGTGATTCGTCCGGTGGCGCGTCCGCTGACGGGGCGGACGGCGAGGTCGTGCTCGAAGCGGTGGACCTGCGGCGCGAATTCGGCCGTGGCAAGCGGCGGTTCACCGCCGTGGACGGGGTGTCGCTCACGGTCCGGCGCGGGGAGACGCTCGGCGTCGTCGGCGAGAGCGGCAGCGGCAAGACCACGCTGGGGCGGATGCTGGTCGGGCTGCTGGAGCCGACCGCCGGGTCGGTGCGGTACGAGGGCCGGGCGCAGTCCGGCGTCCGTCCCACCGTCCAGATGGTCTTCCAGGACCCCGTCTCCTCCCTCAACCCCCGCCGCAGTGTGGGCGAGTCGATCGCCGATCCCCTCCGGGCCCGCGGCGAACGGGACGAGACGCGCATCCGGGGGCGCGTACGGGAGCTTCTGGAGCGCGTAGGGCTCGAAGCGGCGCACTACGACCGCTACCCGCACGAGTTCAGCGGCGGACAGCGCCAACGCGTCGGCATCGCACGGGCGCTCGCCGCCGACCCGCGCGTCATCGTCTGCGACGAACCGGTCTCCGCGCTCGACGTCACGACACAGGCCCAGGTGGTCGCCCTGCTCGCCGAACTGCAGCGCGAACTCGG
It encodes:
- a CDS encoding ABC transporter ATP-binding protein; this encodes MSLVKTDESLDGGPDDSDDTLVDVRDLVVGFGDLRAVDGLSFTLKKGAALGLVGESGSGKSTVASALLALHRGTGARVGGAVRVAGVDVQAASDDELRRLRGGKAAMVFQDPLSSLDPYYAVGDQIAEVYRVHVKASRRAARARAVEVLDRVGIADAARRARSRPHEFSGGMRQRALIAMALACAPDLLIADEPTTALDVTVQAQILDLLHTLREETGMGLLLVTHDVGVAAESVDDVLVMRHGRAVERGPVAAVLGAPREAYTRELLGAVPRVEVARVKVPRAGVRDAGVPGVHAPRVRAGVAVLKLLSRGGGGEAGADGRGASDGGASGVGASGVGASDRGVSGGGVSDGGVPDDRASVAGASVGDSSGGASADGADGEVVLEAVDLRREFGRGKRRFTAVDGVSLTVRRGETLGVVGESGSGKTTLGRMLVGLLEPTAGSVRYEGRAQSGVRPTVQMVFQDPVSSLNPRRSVGESIADPLRARGERDETRIRGRVRELLERVGLEAAHYDRYPHEFSGGQRQRVGIARALAADPRVIVCDEPVSALDVTTQAQVVALLAELQRELGLALVFVAHDLAVVRQVSDRVAVMRGGRIVEHGLADDVYESPQDPYTKQLLAAVPALDPEVAAERRRARRQLATV